The Geothermobacter ehrlichii genome has a segment encoding these proteins:
- the hslO gene encoding Hsp33 family molecular chaperone HslO, which translates to MSNNDYLIRVLSDDGTLRATAALTTRLVADLQQRHGTDPVATIALGRLATGAALLGAQLKGKQRLALMVESNGPLQRLQAETDADGAIRATIRQPLSGPPPEDGRSAVAQAVGRAGFLHVIRDLGMKEPYHSTVQLQTSEIGEDLAYYLTSSEQVPSAVSLAVRLNENAEVTAAGGFLIQALPGCPDDRLQQLEQTIAALPPLSELLVEGKTPEQVLQLVLAGIDHHQVGRYQLRFECRCNLRRIVEMLRALPAEERRELAGREEATTVTCEYCRKSYSFTPDELAGLGS; encoded by the coding sequence ATGTCGAACAACGATTATCTCATCCGGGTTCTCAGCGACGACGGCACACTGCGCGCCACGGCTGCGCTGACCACCCGGCTCGTCGCCGATCTGCAGCAACGTCACGGCACCGATCCGGTCGCCACCATCGCCCTCGGCCGGCTGGCGACCGGCGCCGCCCTGCTCGGCGCCCAGCTCAAGGGAAAGCAGCGCCTCGCCCTGATGGTGGAAAGCAACGGGCCCCTGCAGCGGCTGCAGGCCGAAACCGACGCCGACGGCGCCATCCGGGCGACCATCCGCCAGCCCCTGTCAGGCCCGCCGCCGGAGGACGGCCGCTCGGCGGTGGCCCAGGCCGTCGGCAGGGCCGGTTTCCTCCACGTCATCAGGGATCTGGGCATGAAGGAACCCTACCACAGCACGGTACAGCTGCAGACCAGCGAGATCGGCGAGGATCTCGCCTATTACCTGACATCATCCGAGCAGGTTCCCTCGGCCGTCTCCCTGGCCGTGCGGCTGAACGAAAACGCCGAGGTGACCGCGGCCGGCGGTTTTCTGATCCAGGCCCTGCCCGGCTGCCCCGACGACCGGCTGCAGCAGCTGGAGCAGACCATCGCCGCCCTGCCGCCGCTGAGCGAACTGCTGGTTGAAGGCAAGACGCCCGAGCAGGTACTGCAGCTGGTTCTGGCCGGCATCGACCACCACCAGGTCGGCCGCTACCAGCTGCGTTTCGAGTGCCGCTGCAACCTGCGCCGCATCGTGGAGATGCTGCGCGCCCTGCCCGCGGAAGAGCGCCGCGAGCTGGCCGGACGCGAGGAGGCGACCACCGTCACCTGCGAATACTGCCGCAAGAGCTATTCCTTCACGCCGGACGAACTGGCGGGACTGGGCAGCTGA
- a CDS encoding DUF445 family protein produces MDSNQLIAYLVPPVVGAFIGYLTNSIAIRMLFRPLRPWHLFGVRIPLTPGIIPSRRGELAERLGETVGRHLLTAGDVGRVLARESFQRELRQAVAEKVAGFLGRELGTVESLVPAEFRGRFRDLLEQARGKLVKAVFAWLEGEECRSRLAAWLDRLGDDWLRRDLAGWLGEEGCRELLAHLDARVERLLQSPEVGRALERLVDDQIDRLLTSRQSLRDLLPDDLVEVLLDQLEKEVPGLLEKFGGLLYDPGFRQRLVVRAREGIEGFLDSLQGLAGLLSGFINLDGIYEKLPGFLDQAGDEIAAWLREEQTQQQVARMLRERAEAFLDRPLASYLEKLPYEKVHGIRSYARQQAVALLTGPRTLALARGAVHAGFARIRDRSFGELLQQALPDGRLAAWRRDLPEKLLAVACSAEARRAVDEVLRGQIDELALRRPLGRLSARMPGDVQDELVEGICRVLRELLQREIPPLVEALNISRMVREKVDSLDILQVEGLLLSIMKEQFKYINLFGGLLGFLIGLINLLVLRLG; encoded by the coding sequence ATGGATTCGAATCAGCTGATCGCCTATCTCGTTCCGCCGGTGGTCGGGGCCTTTATCGGCTACCTGACCAATTCGATTGCCATCCGCATGCTCTTTCGGCCGCTGCGCCCCTGGCACCTGTTCGGGGTGCGGATTCCCCTGACGCCGGGGATCATTCCCTCCCGCCGGGGAGAGCTCGCCGAGCGCCTGGGCGAAACCGTCGGCCGCCACCTGCTGACTGCCGGGGATGTCGGCCGGGTGCTGGCGCGGGAGAGTTTTCAACGCGAATTGCGGCAGGCGGTGGCGGAAAAGGTCGCCGGTTTTCTCGGCCGCGAGCTGGGGACGGTCGAGAGCCTGGTGCCGGCCGAATTCCGCGGCCGTTTCCGTGACCTGCTGGAGCAGGCGCGTGGCAAGCTGGTCAAGGCGGTTTTCGCCTGGCTGGAAGGCGAAGAATGCCGAAGCCGGCTGGCCGCCTGGCTCGACCGACTGGGAGACGACTGGTTGCGCCGGGATCTCGCCGGTTGGCTGGGGGAGGAGGGCTGCCGGGAGTTGCTGGCCCATCTCGATGCCAGGGTCGAACGGCTGCTGCAGTCGCCCGAGGTCGGCAGGGCTCTCGAACGGCTGGTTGACGACCAGATCGACCGGCTGCTGACCAGCCGGCAGAGCCTGCGGGACCTGCTGCCTGACGACCTGGTCGAGGTGCTGCTCGACCAGCTGGAGAAGGAAGTCCCCGGGCTGCTGGAAAAGTTCGGTGGCCTGCTCTACGATCCGGGATTCCGCCAGCGGCTGGTCGTCCGGGCGCGGGAAGGGATCGAGGGTTTTCTCGACTCGCTGCAGGGGTTGGCCGGGCTCCTTTCCGGGTTCATCAACCTCGACGGCATCTACGAAAAGCTGCCCGGCTTTCTCGACCAGGCCGGTGACGAGATCGCCGCCTGGCTGCGCGAGGAGCAGACCCAGCAGCAGGTGGCCCGAATGCTGCGCGAGCGGGCCGAGGCCTTTCTCGACCGGCCCCTGGCTTCCTACCTGGAAAAGCTCCCCTACGAGAAGGTCCACGGCATCCGCAGTTACGCGCGGCAGCAGGCGGTTGCCCTGCTGACCGGGCCCCGCACCCTGGCCCTGGCCCGGGGAGCGGTCCACGCCGGGTTCGCCCGGATTCGCGACCGTTCCTTCGGCGAGCTGCTGCAGCAGGCGTTGCCCGACGGACGGCTTGCCGCCTGGCGGCGGGATCTGCCCGAGAAGCTGCTGGCGGTGGCATGTTCCGCCGAGGCGCGGCGGGCGGTTGACGAGGTGCTGCGCGGCCAGATCGATGAGCTGGCGCTGCGCAGGCCGCTCGGCCGGCTTTCGGCCCGGATGCCGGGCGACGTGCAGGACGAGCTGGTCGAGGGGATCTGCCGGGTGCTGCGCGAACTGCTGCAGCGGGAGATTCCGCCGCTGGTCGAGGCCCTGAACATATCGCGCATGGTGCGGGAAAAGGTCGACAGCCTCGATATCCTCCAGGTCGAGGGGCTGCTGCTGTCGATCATGAAGGAGCAGTTCAAGTACATCAATCTGTTCGGCGGTCTGCTCGGTTTTTTGATCGGGCTGATCAATCTGCTGGTCCTGCGGCTCGGTTGA
- a CDS encoding AI-2E family transporter — protein sequence MTIQGKDGRALWMLAGLAAFVVVVAGLREASALIIPFLLAVFIAVVCAPPVFWLAKRRVPTPVAVLLVVLFIWLLGGSFAALFGTSLNEFTSSLPDYQSRLQHEFTSLLAWLEQHGLKAHTSTLREQIDPGAAMRLASRMLTSFGGILTNAFLIMVTVIFILLEAASFPGKLQRAFGNTEKTLNAFGEFARGLNRYLAIKSLLSLMTGGLVWLALTLFGVDFPLLWGLLAFMLNYVPTIGSIVAAVPGVLLTLVQYGGARALAVAAVYVALNIGIGSMLEPKVMGRGVGLSTLVVFVSLVFWGWVFGPIGMLLSVPLTMTLKIALEASENTRWLAVLLGPEVVAEQKGE from the coding sequence ATGACGATTCAAGGCAAGGACGGACGCGCCCTGTGGATGCTGGCCGGCCTGGCGGCTTTTGTCGTGGTGGTGGCCGGCCTGCGCGAAGCCAGTGCCCTGATCATTCCCTTTCTGCTGGCGGTCTTCATCGCTGTCGTCTGTGCGCCGCCGGTCTTCTGGCTGGCGAAGCGCCGCGTGCCGACGCCGGTGGCGGTGCTGCTGGTGGTGCTGTTCATCTGGCTGCTCGGCGGCAGTTTCGCCGCCCTGTTCGGCACCTCGCTCAACGAGTTCACCAGTTCGCTTCCCGACTACCAGAGCCGGTTGCAGCACGAGTTCACCAGTCTGCTGGCCTGGCTCGAACAGCACGGGCTGAAGGCGCATACCTCGACCCTGCGCGAGCAGATCGATCCGGGGGCGGCGATGCGCCTGGCCAGCCGCATGCTGACCAGTTTCGGCGGCATCCTGACCAACGCCTTTCTGATCATGGTTACGGTTATCTTCATTCTGCTCGAGGCGGCAAGCTTTCCCGGCAAGCTGCAACGGGCCTTCGGCAACACCGAAAAGACCCTGAACGCTTTCGGCGAGTTCGCCCGCGGCCTGAACCGCTACCTGGCCATCAAGTCGCTGCTGAGCCTGATGACCGGCGGCCTGGTCTGGCTGGCCCTGACCCTGTTCGGCGTCGATTTCCCCCTGCTCTGGGGGTTGCTCGCCTTCATGCTCAACTATGTGCCGACCATCGGTTCCATCGTCGCCGCCGTTCCCGGTGTGCTGCTGACCCTGGTGCAGTACGGAGGTGCCCGCGCCCTGGCGGTGGCGGCGGTTTACGTGGCGCTCAATATCGGCATCGGCAGCATGCTCGAGCCGAAGGTGATGGGGCGGGGCGTCGGCCTGTCGACCCTGGTGGTCTTCGTTTCCCTGGTCTTCTGGGGTTGGGTGTTCGGTCCGATCGGTATGTTGCTGTCGGTCCCCCTGACCATGACCCTGAAGATTGCGCTGGAGGCCAGCGAAAACACCCGCTGGCTGGCGGTGCTGCTCGGGCCGGAAGTGGTGGCGGAGCAGAAGGGGGAGTGA